Below is a window of Desulfurococcus amylolyticus Z-533 DNA.
GGTATAAGTATTTCATCCACCTGGAATATCCCAGCTCGCTCCGTCATATTCACGTTTATTCTTACAGAGAATCTCTCTGAGGGAAGTATTTCAACGGATTTTATGCTAAGCGCTGAAACACTATGTATGGAGATACCTCCGAGCCTATAGGGTACCCTCGCCCTTCCCTCAGCCATATCAACGCCATCACCTACTTTAACGCATCCAGCCTCATAGGTGAGGCATTCTACGTCATAGCTTGTACAATATATTGCATGCGCTATCTCCTGCCTTAACTTAGTCCTGGTTAGTTGATCCGTGATCAACTTCTCAAGAACCCTCTCGATGATTGGTATAGCCAGTAGGGCCCCAATCCTTTCATGCATGTCCCTATGGATGCTATTACCTATATCATGAAGCAACGATCCGATTAATGGTATAAGCCACGTGTATTCAATATTATCCACGACTCCATCCTTTAATAGGGAAGGCTGAACTCCTTTGGAGAGAAGTAACTGGTATATGTAGAGTGATGCACCAGCGGCTATATGTGCATGCACCGATCCATGATCATTATATTTCAAGCGGTTTACAGCCATGACATTAGCCATGTTCCATAATGCCTGAACCTCTGGATCATTTACTAATAGTGTATATGCCTGTTTAAGGAAGGGATTTCCAGATAACATGGATTCGATGAGTTTCGGGTTAACTAAAACCATCACTTATCCCTTTACCGTGTTTCCATGTAAATAGTAAATAAACCCTTAATAAATTACTTACATAGATATTTACATGATATGCTTCTAAAGGTGTACCCTGTGTCATTGGTCACAATAAGGCTGGCTAAGCCAGGCTTACTCAACGGTGTCAAGACACGATTTTACGCCTGGGATAATGGTAATCCACCCAAGGGGCTTAACGGACTACACCCCTTAGCTGAGGTGATCAGCCCACGTATAGATTTCACATGGTTTGAGAAGCTGCATGAGAAAATCACCTCAGAAAAATTTATCGCCGAATTCAAAGGCTTTATTAAGATAGATGTACCCGGAGTATACAGGTTCTACGTGGTTTCAGACAACGGTGTTATATTCTCCGTTGGCGATAAAACACTTATTGATACATGGTCCAGCCAGGAGTCTCGGATACATAGTAGTCCCGAGATAAGGTTGAATAAGGGTTTCAAAAGGATAATACTGCTCTACTATAACAGGGCTAGACACAGCGAGGTAAGGCTTGGATGGGTGAAACCAGGGGGTAGAGTAGAGGTAATCCCGGATGATAGATACTATTTCTCGATCGGTGAGCATGTATTCATTACTGGGTTACCCGACGGCTATGTGGTGAGGATGCTGCCATTAAAGGATACATCATCAGAGAAGACATGTGTCTCCTTAATGAATATATGCATGGTGGAGGTACCGTGGAAAGAACAACCGCTTGAAGCCTATGTAAGCATATATAATAGAGAAGGAAAAGTATTCGCCAGGTTCTCCGAGCCACTGGTATTCTTTGGTGGTGACGAATATATCGTTGAATACCTTGGGGGCAACCAACATTAATATTGTTTGCTCACATCAAAAATAACACGCACTAGGGATCTATCAGGGGTATCAGGCTTGAATGAGGTCCCCATGTTAATGTTGTTAATAGGTATAGGTATTCTTGTACAGGTGGTTTTCAAACGGATCCTGGGATTAGACGAGCTCTTCGAGAGAATATTGAAAAAGCTTGTTGATTTCATCTACTATTTACTAATACCCCTGGCATTCACAAAGACCTATACCGAGAGAGGTGTCATGGTGAATGATTTATGGTTGATGGCTTCATTCATAATATTTCTAGTTATCTCCATGACATCCCTAAGACTTATCGTTAGGCACGGAAGTAAAGACTATTATAATGCATTACTTATCACATCTATATTTCCCAACGCAGTCTTCCTCGGTTTCCCGGTTTCACTTGCATTATTTGGTTCCATACATGTTGCATCCATATATGGTCTTGCAACACTAGTCCTTAATGTCGTGGCACCGGACATCATCGCACTGGGTAAAGCCTCGCTGATAAGGCTCATTGAAATGCCGGCGCTGCTAGGCTTTATCATAGGGTTGATTGGACACTACCTGTTCCCTCCGGGATTAGCTGAGATCATCATTAACACATTGTGGTGGGCACCCTACGCATTAAGTTATACAGCTACAATGATCCTGGGAGCTAGGCTGCCGCTAAGAGTGGATGTACTGCGGGGAAATATTAAGTTCATAGCGTTCACCTCTATATATAGGTTCATGATTGCACCATTAGTCACATATATAGTATTGTTTATACCTGGAGTGGATTGGAGTATTGTTACACAGGCCATTGTTGTCTCAATGATGCCTCCCGCCGTGTTAAATACCCTGATTGCAAGCAAGTATGGATGGATGCCTGAATTAGTTGCATCCACCACATTTATTCTGACATTAATAGTGGTTCTATGCCTCCTCTTTACCAACTTATTGTTTTAATTATCCAGAACTGAGAAGGGCCCTCCGTTATTTGCTTTTTAGACACCATTTCCAGCCTATGGTCTTTCTAGGTCTCCATGGGCTGGTTCACCACGGCTTCAGGTATGCTTTTTCCACCAGTTCCTTCACGTTGTAAATCACTATACGGAATTACTGCTCGGGGCTAGTGGTCTCAGGGACTCCCCGATACATTCATAAATACTATCTACGTACCTATATGTAGTCAGAATTACAAGTTTCACCAGCCCTACAAAACCCTTAAAAACCTACAAACTAGAAAAGCATAGTATCCTTTTGCTTAGAGCCCTTGGCTGTTGTTTTGGTTTTTATATGGGCTTGTATTGGTTGGTGTTGTTTGCTGCTGTGAAGAGTTTATTATAATAAGGTGAGGGGCTGAGGACACCTCCAAAGAAACCCGGGATACAGGGTCTCAGAATACCCCTCAACACCCCTAAGCCAGATGAAGGGACAACACAGCCAACATAAACTTAATATCAGACCCTGAACCCCCCTTTCTAAACGGCTTACTCGAGTTCCTCAACAACTATTGGGACTTCTATCTTGAATAACTTGCCTCCTCTAATTATCTCCAGCTGAATAACGCCATTATCTATGCTCTCCTCTATAGTCTCCTTTAACTCACTGGTTTTCCTCACTGGTTTTCCATTAACCGCTACTATTACATCTCCCTCCCTAATGCCCATTCTATAAGCTGGCATACCTGGCACAACCCTTACAACTAACAATCCTTCCTTTACTGGTAGCCTATATATCGAAGAAGTGGTTGGGTTTAATGGTGCTACGTAGACCCCTATCCATGCTCTCAGCGGTCTACCATATTTTCTAATGATCTCTATGAAACGCTTCACCGTGTTCACCGGTATGGCGAACCCGATTCCCTGTGCATAAGGTATTATTGCAGTGGCTACCCCGATAGCCTCTCCATTCAAGTTCACGAGTGGCCCTCCGCTATTACCTGGGTTTATTGCGGCATCTGTCTGAATGAGGTCCTCTAGTATTACTTCACCACTTGAAAGAGTTCTTCCAACCGCGCTTATTACTCCTAGTGTGACACTGGGACCTGGTAATCCTAGTGGAGACCCTATGGCTAATACTATTTCACCGGGCTTAACCATGTTAGAGTCTCCTAGCCTTATTGGTACACCATGTTTCTCAGTCCTTAGGAGAGCTAGGTCCCTGCTTGGGTCTATGGCTACTATTTCAGCCTCACTAATATATCCATCACTAAACATTATCTTGATAACTGATGCATTTCTAACCACATGCGCATTAGTTACTACCAGGCCCTCTGAAACAATGAAGCCTGATCCATAGCTTCTAGCCTGTTCCTGACTGAAGAAGAATGGAATTGGATAAGATATTTGAGTAGCTATGGTTACCACTGACGACTCTATCTCCTCAACCATTCTAGTTAGCTTCACGGATAACTCGTAGGGATCCATTATAGATCACTAGTATAAAATCAGGGTGAAATAATTAAAATACCTTATTCTTTATTAAGTGTTTCTCACCTATCGTGGCTTTTACAACTGAAAGCCTCGTCCTTGTCCTTTATGGCGGGAATGGAGTGTTTATTAGGTTTTAGTGCTTGCACTATAGCTGGATGGTGGAGTGTTACAAGAGTGATGCATATAATCCTAGTGCCTCACTCCACTTCAGTATTTCCTGGTTTTCCCGGATTAATAGATCCAGTGGATAGCCTCTCGGAACATCCTTCAACTCCCTACTAGCTAATACCTCTCTGAATAACTCAACGTGGAGATCGCATAGTTTTAATATGTCATCCACCCTGAAGTCCTCCTTGAGGAGTTCCTGCTCTATAAAAGGTATCTCAATTGGTGAAACCTGGGAGAGCTCATACCTATATTTCTCCTTTAACTCCTTTACAGCAAAGACAGCATTATCCTACTTTATGGGATATCCCATAAAGTAGGTATGGTTCTGGCCAGGATTCGACAACTGGTTGCTTTAGGTATGGAATGTAGTGAGAAACATGCAGGTAAGGTAACTGGTGGATTTGGTGGATTTAAACGTATGCATCGGCCTTGATTATGTCGGTGAGTATTGCTGGATAGATGTTTATAACGCCCTCTATATTCTTTATCTCATCATGTATTTTCTTTAATTCCTCACTATCTCTCGCCCATATTACTGCAAGTAGCTCGTGGTCTCCCGACGTCAATGCAATGTATTTAACATATTCCTTCTCCCTTAGTTTCGATGCCACCTCGAATAATTTATCTGGTTTGACATTTATACCGGTGAAGCTGATCTTATTATATCCCAGGATGGCCGGGTTAACTATTAACGCATATTTCCTTATCACACCTCTTTCCTCCAGTTTTCTAACTCTTTTGATCACTGCTACATCACTTAGCTTTAGCTTCATTGCGATTTCTCTAAAGGGTTTTCTAGCGTTTTCCATTAACTCCCTTATTATAAACGTGTCAATCTCATCAAGCAAGTCTAATCACCCTGCTTACACAAGTCTAGCTTAAATATACCTAGCCTTTTAAACTCATTATCCCCGGTCTCCCTGTATTCGATCAACCTAGCTTCGCAACCCATAGATCTCAATATATATGCGTAGTCCTCTACCCAATCCCTCACACCGCATGTCAGGCAGAACGAGCCCTCGAACTCGACCACGACTATTCCATCTTCTTCACTAATACTTACAAGGCGGGCAGTGGCCTCAGGAGACCTGGTTTTATTGTATGCCTCGAGAGCGGAAAAAACTACTTCATGAAGTAACCGGTTTTTCTCCAAGGATCTTACCCTGATATCTTTATTTCCTTGTAATTCTCCCATAATCCATGGAGGTTACAGTACTCAACAGCGATTAGTTTACCCGGCTTCTGGATCTTCAAGTATACCTCCACGACAGGCTCGCTATATACTGGTGTGAACTCATATCTACCTATTAGGATGGGGTTGAATACTCGGCCCTCTTCCTCAAAGTATAATTCCATCCATCTAATAGAGTGTTCCACGGTGTTAGGATGGGGTCCAACACTAACTTTTACCTTGAATACCTCACCGGGTTTCACCGAGTCAGGAGCCTCTATCCTGGGTGTGTGGCTTTCCACCTTGCTTAATGCCTCTCCCCTGGCTGATGAAGGTGTATATATGAGATCTTTTAATCCAGTCATATTATCCACCCAAACTAATAAATTAAAATAGGGATTTTTAAAGTTTATAATGTGAGCCATATATTTTAAGTAATTATATTCCATGATAACCCATGGGTCAGCTGGGATTACAAGCCAGAGGTAAATTAATTATTTAATTTGCCCTCACAATATCTAAATGTGCTGACACTGCTTACAGGGTGGTATAAATGAGTGATGACCGAGAGATCTTAGAGCTACTAAAGAAGCTTCTTTCAAAACCCGAGAGAAAGATAGAGGGCCGGGTGGGGTTGGAGGTCGAGTCCATTGGGCCAGAGTCACCTCATGGAGTATATGTATTCAATCATTCAAGCGGTAAATGGATCTTGAGACAAATAGAGGGAGATTATTTTAAGCCGTGGGAGGATGGATTATACGTAATATACTTCGATAACGCCAAGTGTCCTGCTTGCAGAGGTTATGATGCATACTGGTATCCCTTCGTCAAGCTCTTCGGCTCTGCATTCAAGAATTCGCACTATGTCGTCATACTTTGCGACTGGTTTACAAGGGAGTGTGATTCGAGCATTGCTAAGGGTAGCTTCGAATACTACGATATCCATGCATCACCGACAACCCTACTATTATATGTGGAGAATAATGGGGTTAAAGCATCCAAGAGACTTGAGGGTTCTAAGAGAATAGATGAACTAGTTAATGAGGTATCAAACTTCATCAAGAGTGTTAAGGGTAGTCAAGTAAGTGGAAGTGGTTGATGTGGCCCACGATGGGATCCCCGATGTCCACAGTGAGAAACCCCCATTCGAGTTGGATGTGGATAATGTTGGCTTAAGAGGGCTTCGTGGACCCATTATGAAGATTAGGGAATACATGGTTATCCCGGTATTCAAGGTGTCGGTTAGCTTACCGGCATCATTTAGGGGGGCTCATTTATCGCGTTTATACAAGGCTTATACAGGGGTTGTGAAACCAGGTGCCGAGCTAACAATGGATTTACTGAGGCAGCTAGCCATAAGGCTACTCGAGGTAAACGAGTATGCTGTGAGAGCCATGGTTTCAGTTAAGGGGAGGCTCTATCATACGGTGGATCGGGGAGGTGTACCGGAGTACTCTAGCAACGGTTTTATATACGCTGGCGTGAGGTATGAGCGTGGAGGCAGCGTGAGTGAATACACTGGTGGAGGCATTTACGGGTTAACCACCTGTCCATGTGCAGGAGCGGTCTCTAGACATATATATGGGGAACCCTACACCCACATGCAGAAGGTAAGGATTAATGCATATATTAAGTCCAGTAAAACCCTTATCGAGCCCATAGAGGTCTTCGAGAAGCTTAATACAGTTGTCTACACACCACGTAACTACCTTAAGAGGATTGAGGAGGCCGAATTCGTTAAGATGATATATGAGAAGCCGCTGTTCACAGAGGATATTGCCAGGCTTGCAGCAGTTAAGCTAGCCGAGCTAGTGGCTAACCATGGAATCAGCGGGCCCGATGGAATATTATATGTGAGTGTAAGATCCTATGAAACCATACACGAGTACGTTGTTGAATCAATAGTTAGAACCAGGTTAACCGATATCGCTGGCTTTAAGATAATTAATAAGACTTAAATAGGGTGGTTAATTGAGCTGGGTAATAGATCCCTCCGGGTGGAAACCGTTGTATAATTACATAAAGTCCAGGCTGAACCTTTCATTCGATAGGGATCAGGAATCAACTGATTTATTAAGTAGGCTTCTAGAAAACCGTGATAATATAATCGAGTACGATGAGTTGAGGGAAGCCTATGAAGGTAGAAATCGTGCACTTATTTTCGGATGTAGTCATAGCCTTGCGAGAGACCTGAGGAAGGCTGTTGAAACCAACGTACTTAGAGATGCACTGCTTATAGCTGCTGATGGATCAACCTCTCTCCTTCTATCACATGGTATCTACCCGGATATTGTTGTCACTGATCTAGATGGATACATATATGACCTAGCCAGGGCTTCGCATCAAGGCTCTATAACCGTGATACATGCCCACGGAGATAATATGCATAGGATAAACAGGTTTATCGGGGAGTTCAGGGGTCCGTTAATCGGCTCTACACAGGTGGAGCCGCGGCCACACGTGTACAACTTCGGGGGATTTACCGATGGTGATAGAGCGGCCTTCATAGCTTACGCTATAGGTATTAGAGAGATATATCTAGCAGGCTTCAACCTCTATGGAGAGCCCTCTATATGTCCAGGTAAAATCGTCCCGTTTAATAAGAGGTTGAAAAAAGCGAAGCTTGAAGTAGCCTCATATATGCTCAAGTACTTAACGGGTAAAGGAGTTTCCTTTAAATATATTGGGGAGGGAGTTGACTAGCGATCCAGCTGCAAAGTATTTCTCAGGTAAAACCACGTCGAGGGATAGAGCAGTATTCGAGGCAGGCATCGCTATAGGGATGATCGTACACCAGTTCACAGGTATACCTGTAAAGAGGCTGGAGGATATAGAGTTAATAGGGAAAGTCATCGAGAACGCTGTAAAGGCACAGCCTTTCAAGGAGGATGCTAAGATAGAGATAAGGATAGGGGATCTAAGCAGTAGCCCTGGGAACCCATATAGCTACACCACCCTGAAGACGAGGCATATAGATGCCAGGATAGTGGTTAGATACAACAATGTAAGAGTTGTAGCCAGGCTTAGATACATTCCCGAACTAGACTTTAACCTGGCGTATATAGAGGATATTGAAGAGCTTTGAGGATGCTGCTTCATGCCGGAGAAGAATGTTGCATGGGGCATAACAGGTGCCGGCGCCTTCTTGAAGGAGAGCATTAATGCTATTTCGAAGATCATGGATAGCGGCGTAGGTGTCACAGCATATGTTTCGCGAGCCGGTAGAAGTGTGCTAGCGATGTATGGGTATCTGGATCAATTAACAGGTATTCTTCAAGGCCCTTATCCTATCGGCGTGGTCTTCGAGGATGAGGAGGATGCCGGGTATCCGTCTACTGGCAGAATATATAGGGGCGTATATAACTTGGTGGTTGTCTCGCCAGCCTCCATGAACACTGTCTCGAAAATAGTTAACGGGATAGCAGACTCACTGGTATCCAACCTGGTAATGCATGCGGTTAAGAATAATATTCCGGTCTTAATCATGCCTGTAGATCTCTACGAGTCTAAGAGCGTGATGCCCCTTGTAATAGATAGGGATAAATGCTCCATGTGTGACAAGTGTATTGCAGCTGAGAACTGTCCAACAGGGGCTCTACGACCTGACCCTCGGCATAAGGTTAGGGTTAGCCCTGCAAGGTGTACAAAGTGTTTCATATGTCAAAAAATATGCCCCTATAACGCTATCCACTTCGATGTAGAAGTTGTGGTTAAACCACATCCATTCTACGTGGGTATCATTAAGAGGCTTAACGATATAGAGGGCGTGGAGATAATAGATCACCCTGACAGGATCTTAGAATACATCTAGGTGAATTAATTGAGGATAGCATTGGTGACTGGTAGGCTAGCAGGGGATGCTATTAGGAAAATAGCGTCGGGGATCAATGTTTCCGGGATCGAGTTAGTAGTCGTGGAATTACCAATACCTGTAGCAGCCATGATGAGTGATACTTATCTCGAGAAGGAGCTGCCTAGGCACATGGATGTGCTTGGAAACGTGGACCTGGTTATAGTTCCGGGATACACTAGTGGTGACCTCACGAGGGTATCAGAACTTATCGGTAAACCGGTGGTAAAGGGGGTGAAGTACATGTATGACATCCCATTAATGATTAAAGCCATCTCCAATGGTATTGAACTCTCACCCAGGACGCCGGCAGATGATGTGGTAAGGCTCTATAGGGCTGAGAGAGATAAAGAGGTGCTCAGGGGTCTCAGAGAAAAGGCTAGTACACAATACTATTTCACCATAGGGGATAGATATAAAATCTACGTGAACCCCGTTTATCCTATTATCATCCACGAGGTATACATGGGACATGATGCATACACGCTTGACGACATCATCAAGAAATCCGAGAAGGCTTTACTCGATGGAGCCGATATAGTTGTAGTCGGGTTTCCCCATAACGCACCAGTAGATATCATTGAAGAGGTGGTTGCAGAAGTAAAGAAGAGGCTTGGAAGACCCATTGGCGTTGATGTAGAGGATGTCAACGCACTATTGAAAGCTGCTGAGGCCGGAGCAGATGTGTTGATGAGTCTCAGTTACTCTAAGATAATGATGCTTGATAATGCATCATCCATTAGCGATAAAGGCGTTGTCTTGATACCGGATCACAGCATCCACGAGGAAGACAAGCTTGGTAGCCTTGTAGAGGCATATAAGCTGGCAGTGGAGAAAGGGCTCTCAAAGATAATAGTGGATCCTGTCCTAGACCCCCCGCTTAGCGGGCTTGCATCCTCCCTAGAGAGATACAGGGCGGCAAGACGGTTGTTCCCTCATACTCCATTATTAATGGGTGTTGGAAACGTTACCGAGCTAATAGACGCTGACAGCGTTGGCGTAAACGCTATCCTGGCATCGATAGGTGTTGAAATCGGGGTCGAAGCTTATTTGACAACTGAGGCTAGTGTGAAGACGCGTGGCTCCACCAGGGAGCTTAGAAGAGCCCTCGACATGTGCCTTATAGCGCGTAACGAGTCCAGGCCTCCAAAGGATTTATCCATAAACCTTCTGTTACTGAAGGATAAGCGGAGGAAGTCTATTGGTACCAGGCAGCGTGGTGTAATCCTGTATGCTAGGGAAAGAAGGAGCCCGGGGATCGATCCAAAAGGCGTTTTTAAGATATATGTGGATCATGATGCTGGAAACATCATCGTCGAGCACTACAGGCTCGGAGAATTAGAGCCCGACTACACTATCATTGGGAATGATCCATACGCTATACTTTCAGAGATAACTGGGAGACAGCTCGCTTCAAAGCCCGAGCACTATTTCTACTTGGGCTACGAGTTAAGCAAGGCATATGTAGCGTTGAAAACCGGGAAAGAATACGTTCAAGAAGAGGATTTATTCGAGGATACTTAAAAATATAGGTTTCAACATCCCATATAGCAGTCTTAGAGGTGCTTTCATTAATGGAGGATAAAATAATTACAACCCTCCACGGGGCTGGCGGAATCGAGTCATGGAATATAATAGAGAAGCTGATACGCGGACGTGTACCCAGAGACCTCTGGAGCACACCAGGGGGAGCAGGTCTAGACGTACTCGACGACGGCTCATACATTAGGATCGGTGAGTCATATATAGTGTTCGCTAGCGATGCATATACTGTGAAACCACTGTTCTTTCCAGGCGGAAATATAGGTGAGCTCGTTGCTTCAGGAGTATTAAACGACCTGGTAATGATGGGGGCTCGACCAGTAGCATTCATGGATAACATAGTTGTTGAAGAGGGCTTCGCCATAAGGGAATTGGAAGACATAGTGGACTCGATGGTTAAGACGCTCGTTGAAAACAATGTTGCATTGATTGGCGGGGACTTCAAAGTCATGCCAAGGGGAAGCGTTGATGGAGTAGTTATCTCGGGCTTCGCCATAGGGGTCTCTGGCAAACCACCCGTGGTTGATTCCATAAAGCCTGGCGATAAAATAATAGTTACAAACTATATTGCGGAGCACGGCTCGACAATATTAGCTGCCCAGCTGGACATGCTTAACGATGCACCCGGGCTTAAAAGCGATGTAAAGCCTCTTGTTAAAACTGTTTTACCAGTAATCGAGGAGTACCGTGACTACATAAACGCGGCTAGGGATCCCACTAGAGGAGGGCTCGCCGCGATACTGAATGAGTGGTCTCGTTCCAGCGGCCTAACAATAATTATTGACAAGGGGAAGATACCTGTTAGAAAAGAGGTGGCAGAGTTCCTCGAGATGCTTGGGGTAGACCCTCTTACACTGGCATCGGAGGGTGTTGCAGTGTTAAGCGTTAGAAGCGAGGTAGCGGATAAAGTAGTTGAGGCCCTCCGTAGAAACGGTGAGAACCCATATATCATAGGGGAAGTCGTCGAGCCTAGATCAAGGGAGTTGAGGGGTCGGGTAGTTGCTTTAACAGAGGTTGGGGGTTTAACGATTATTCCCCCTCAAGCATATAACTTACCGAGGATATGTTAGGTGGAGTACTATGTGTTTAGGCGTCCCAGGTGAGGTCATAGGTATTGAGGATAATAATGAGCTGAAGACTTTAAGGGTGAGGATTGGTGGTGTGATCCGCGAGGTCATATCGGCGCTGGATAAAGTAGAGGTAGGCGACTATGTCATCGTCCACGCCGGTGTAGCCATAAGCAAGATCAGCAGAGAGGAGGCGGAGGAAACACTCAGGCTCCTTGCGGAGATCAGTGGCATCTAGAACACTGTGAAACCGGGGTCTTGGATGAAAGCGTTAAGAATAGTGGTTACAGGGCTAGTCCAAGGAGTTGGCTTCAGGCCATTCATAGATAGGGTTGTTAGGCAGATGAAGCTGAACGGTTATGTGAGGAATGTCGGTGGGAGCGAGGTCGAGGTATGGATTGAGGGCAATGAAGAATACT
It encodes the following:
- a CDS encoding GTP cyclohydrolase, FolE2/MptA family, which encodes MEVVDVAHDGIPDVHSEKPPFELDVDNVGLRGLRGPIMKIREYMVIPVFKVSVSLPASFRGAHLSRLYKAYTGVVKPGAELTMDLLRQLAIRLLEVNEYAVRAMVSVKGRLYHTVDRGGVPEYSSNGFIYAGVRYERGGSVSEYTGGGIYGLTTCPCAGAVSRHIYGEPYTHMQKVRINAYIKSSKTLIEPIEVFEKLNTVVYTPRNYLKRIEEAEFVKMIYEKPLFTEDIARLAAVKLAELVANHGISGPDGILYVSVRSYETIHEYVVESIVRTRLTDIAGFKIINKT
- a CDS encoding phosphohydrolase: MVLVNPKLIESMLSGNPFLKQAYTLLVNDPEVQALWNMANVMAVNRLKYNDHGSVHAHIAAGASLYIYQLLLSKGVQPSLLKDGVVDNIEYTWLIPLIGSLLHDIGNSIHRDMHERIGALLAIPIIERVLEKLITDQLTRTKLRQEIAHAIYCTSYDVECLTYEAGCVKVGDGVDMAEGRARVPYRLGGISIHSVSALSIKSVEILPSERFSVRINVNMTERAGIFQVDEILIPKISSTPLKNHVEVYTLMGGSVVKSYTPS
- a CDS encoding flavoprotein, which translates into the protein MPEKNVAWGITGAGAFLKESINAISKIMDSGVGVTAYVSRAGRSVLAMYGYLDQLTGILQGPYPIGVVFEDEEDAGYPSTGRIYRGVYNLVVVSPASMNTVSKIVNGIADSLVSNLVMHAVKNNIPVLIMPVDLYESKSVMPLVIDRDKCSMCDKCIAAENCPTGALRPDPRHKVRVSPARCTKCFICQKICPYNAIHFDVEVVVKPHPFYVGIIKRLNDIEGVEIIDHPDRILEYI
- a CDS encoding AEC family transporter, which codes for MNEVPMLMLLIGIGILVQVVFKRILGLDELFERILKKLVDFIYYLLIPLAFTKTYTERGVMVNDLWLMASFIIFLVISMTSLRLIVRHGSKDYYNALLITSIFPNAVFLGFPVSLALFGSIHVASIYGLATLVLNVVAPDIIALGKASLIRLIEMPALLGFIIGLIGHYLFPPGLAEIIINTLWWAPYALSYTATMILGARLPLRVDVLRGNIKFIAFTSIYRFMIAPLVTYIVLFIPGVDWSIVTQAIVVSMMPPAVLNTLIASKYGWMPELVASTTFILTLIVVLCLLFTNLLF
- a CDS encoding dihydroneopterin aldolase family protein yields the protein MTSDPAAKYFSGKTTSRDRAVFEAGIAIGMIVHQFTGIPVKRLEDIELIGKVIENAVKAQPFKEDAKIEIRIGDLSSSPGNPYSYTTLKTRHIDARIVVRYNNVRVVARLRYIPELDFNLAYIEDIEEL
- a CDS encoding class II SORL domain-containing protein codes for the protein MTGLKDLIYTPSSARGEALSKVESHTPRIEAPDSVKPGEVFKVKVSVGPHPNTVEHSIRWMELYFEEEGRVFNPILIGRYEFTPVYSEPVVEVYLKIQKPGKLIAVEYCNLHGLWENYKEIKISG
- a CDS encoding S1C family serine protease, yielding MDPYELSVKLTRMVEEIESSVVTIATQISYPIPFFFSQEQARSYGSGFIVSEGLVVTNAHVVRNASVIKIMFSDGYISEAEIVAIDPSRDLALLRTEKHGVPIRLGDSNMVKPGEIVLAIGSPLGLPGPSVTLGVISAVGRTLSSGEVILEDLIQTDAAINPGNSGGPLVNLNGEAIGVATAIIPYAQGIGFAIPVNTVKRFIEIIRKYGRPLRAWIGVYVAPLNPTTSSIYRLPVKEGLLVVRVVPGMPAYRMGIREGDVIVAVNGKPVRKTSELKETIEESIDNGVIQLEIIRGGKLFKIEVPIVVEELE
- a CDS encoding PA14 domain-containing protein, which gives rise to MSLVTIRLAKPGLLNGVKTRFYAWDNGNPPKGLNGLHPLAEVISPRIDFTWFEKLHEKITSEKFIAEFKGFIKIDVPGVYRFYVVSDNGVIFSVGDKTLIDTWSSQESRIHSSPEIRLNKGFKRIILLYYNRARHSEVRLGWVKPGGRVEVIPDDRYYFSIGEHVFITGLPDGYVVRMLPLKDTSSEKTCVSLMNICMVEVPWKEQPLEAYVSIYNREGKVFARFSEPLVFFGGDEYIVEYLGGNQH
- a CDS encoding dihydropteroate synthase-like protein → MRIALVTGRLAGDAIRKIASGINVSGIELVVVELPIPVAAMMSDTYLEKELPRHMDVLGNVDLVIVPGYTSGDLTRVSELIGKPVVKGVKYMYDIPLMIKAISNGIELSPRTPADDVVRLYRAERDKEVLRGLREKASTQYYFTIGDRYKIYVNPVYPIIIHEVYMGHDAYTLDDIIKKSEKALLDGADIVVVGFPHNAPVDIIEEVVAEVKKRLGRPIGVDVEDVNALLKAAEAGADVLMSLSYSKIMMLDNASSISDKGVVLIPDHSIHEEDKLGSLVEAYKLAVEKGLSKIIVDPVLDPPLSGLASSLERYRAARRLFPHTPLLMGVGNVTELIDADSVGVNAILASIGVEIGVEAYLTTEASVKTRGSTRELRRALDMCLIARNESRPPKDLSINLLLLKDKRRKSIGTRQRGVILYARERRSPGIDPKGVFKIYVDHDAGNIIVEHYRLGELEPDYTIIGNDPYAILSEITGRQLASKPEHYFYLGYELSKAYVALKTGKEYVQEEDLFEDT
- a CDS encoding Lrp/AsnC family transcriptional regulator, yielding MLDEIDTFIIRELMENARKPFREIAMKLKLSDVAVIKRVRKLEERGVIRKYALIVNPAILGYNKISFTGINVKPDKLFEVASKLREKEYVKYIALTSGDHELLAVIWARDSEELKKIHDEIKNIEGVINIYPAILTDIIKADAYV
- the hypE gene encoding hydrogenase expression/formation protein HypE → MEDKIITTLHGAGGIESWNIIEKLIRGRVPRDLWSTPGGAGLDVLDDGSYIRIGESYIVFASDAYTVKPLFFPGGNIGELVASGVLNDLVMMGARPVAFMDNIVVEEGFAIRELEDIVDSMVKTLVENNVALIGGDFKVMPRGSVDGVVISGFAIGVSGKPPVVDSIKPGDKIIVTNYIAEHGSTILAAQLDMLNDAPGLKSDVKPLVKTVLPVIEEYRDYINAARDPTRGGLAAILNEWSRSSGLTIIIDKGKIPVRKEVAEFLEMLGVDPLTLASEGVAVLSVRSEVADKVVEALRRNGENPYIIGEVVEPRSRELRGRVVALTEVGGLTIIPPQAYNLPRIC
- a CDS encoding 6-hydroxymethylpterin diphosphokinase MptE-like protein gives rise to the protein MYNYIKSRLNLSFDRDQESTDLLSRLLENRDNIIEYDELREAYEGRNRALIFGCSHSLARDLRKAVETNVLRDALLIAADGSTSLLLSHGIYPDIVVTDLDGYIYDLARASHQGSITVIHAHGDNMHRINRFIGEFRGPLIGSTQVEPRPHVYNFGGFTDGDRAAFIAYAIGIREIYLAGFNLYGEPSICPGKIVPFNKRLKKAKLEVASYMLKYLTGKGVSFKYIGEGVD